The DNA window AAGTTATGGTTACGGGATTACGCTGACCAAAGGGTTCAGCCGAAAATGGTCGGGTTTTGTCGAAAATCAAGGCTATAAGAGTGATTTTTATAGTGATACCATAGTTCGTGGCGGAGCTGCTTATCTGATTCACGATGATTTGCAAGTTGATGCTTCGATAAGCACTAGTTTGAAAGACACTCCCTCGATACTTTATGGTGGAATTGGATTTTCTTGGCGTTATGATGCGGGTTACAAAGAAGTACGAATGAAAGTAGATACGGGAGATTCGGATAAAAAGGCCCAAAGAAGAGCGAAGAAAACTAAAAAAGGATAATTTTACAACCCCAATAAAACTATAATGATTACCATAAAAGAAGCTATTACCAAAAAGGAAATGACTGAATTTGTCAAATTTCCTTTCTCCTTATACAAAAACAATAAATACTGGGTTCCGCCTATCATCGCCGATGAATTGGCATCCTTCGACAAAACCAAAAATCCTGCATTCGAAAGTGCCGAAGCTTATTTTTATTTGGCTTATCAAAACAATGAAATCGTGGGACGAATTGCCGCCATTATCAATTGGGGCGAAGTCAACAACCAACACAAAAAGAAAGTGCGTTTCGGTTGGTTCGATGTAATTGACGACATCGAAGTGACCAAAGCTTTACTCGAAAAAGCGTATGAATTAGGAAGAAAAAACAATTTGGATCACATAGAAGGGCCAATGGGTTTCTCCAACTTAGACAAAGTAGGAGTTCTTACCGAAGGTTTCGACGAAATGGGCACCATGATTACTTGGTACAATCATCCGTATTTTGCGGCCCATTTAGAACAACTCGGATTTGTAAAAGAGAAAGAATACATCGAAAGTATTTTTCCGTTTTCGAATGTAAAACCTGAATTCTTTTTGAAAGCACAAGCACTCATCAAAAAGCGATACGAACTGACGAGTTTGAATTTTACCAAAACCAAAGACATTATGCCGTATGTGGACAAAATGTTTGATTTGTTTAATAGTTCTTATGCTAATTTATCATCGTTTGTGGCCATAACCGACGTTCAAAAAGACTATTTCAAGAAGAAATACATCAGTTTTATCAATCCGGAATACATCAAATTTGTAATGGATAAAAACAATGATATTGTCGCTTTCAGTATCGTAATGCCTAGTTTTTCAGAAGCATTGCAGAAAGCTCAAGGCAAACTATTTCCTTTTGGATTTTATCATTTGCTCAAAGCCAGAAAAGACAGTAAAGACGTTGTTTTTTATCTAATTGGAGTTCATCCTGAATATCAAAGTAAAGGCGTTACGGCCATTATTTTTGATGAATATTTCAAAACCTTCAGTGAAAAAGGAATCGTCAATTGCATCCGAACTCCTGAATTGGAAGAGAATCACGCCATTCATAATCTATGGAAAAACTTCGATCCGCGAATTCATTGTAGAAGGAAGACGTTTATGAAGAAGCTTTAAAAAAATTGCAAAAAAAATACAACCACTATTTTGAAAAAAATCAACCACCAATTATTCCATTTATTCCTTTGTTTTTTTGTCTTTATTATAGTAACTTCAAGCGCAATAGGGCAAGCCAAAGACAACAACAAGAATTTTAATGCAGGTCTTGCGGCGTACGAAGCCAATAACTTACCCCAAGCCTATCAAAAATTCTTATTGGGAGCCAAAGAAGGACACCTGAACTCTCAGTACAATCTAGCATTGATGTATGAAAATGGAATAGGCGTAAAAAAAAATGAAAAAGAAGCCTTGGCTTGGTATACAAAAGCATCTACAGCGGGAAGTTCTGCAGCCCAATACAACTTAGGAGTTCTTTATGAAAATGGTAAAGGAGCACCCGTTAACTTTGCAAAAGCCAATTATTGGTATCGTAAAGCTGCGGTACAAAATGATGGCTTGGCTATTGGTAATTTGGGAATGCTTTATATTCGTGGCGATGGCGTAAAAGTGAACAAAACTGCTGGAGTAGCACTACTTTTACTTTCCATTCAAATTGACCCATCACCAGAGAATACTGCCAAACAAAATATTACGAAAACAAGCGGACTGACAAAAAATATGATAACAGATGCCCAAGCACTTTCAGATAAAATGTTCAACGCAGGAAAAAATAAGCTAGTTCCACTAGATCAGTTTTTGAAGAAATAAAAAAACCAATACCAAAAAGTCTACAAAAAAGTTAAACTACAGGCTATTATTTAGTACTTAAGATCAGCTAAGATGAAAGTAGAGATGATTACAGCTTACAAACGGACTCGCCAGATTGGATTTAAAAAAATTAGGTTGGGTATAACTGCAAAAAAAATCTTTCAAATCAACGAAAGGTTTTTCTGTTTCTAGTCAAACTGATTACTAATTCCGATAGCTATCGGAAAGGAACACTGCTAAATTTATTAAAGTAGCCAATGCTTGAAATCATAAAAATTTTGTGGCGAAACACCGTGACCAATTGGGTATTCTTTGTAGGTTGAATTGATGCCTAAATTCTCCAAAAAAGGTTTTGCCTTTCGGCCCCATTCCACAGGAATTACTTGGTCTACCGTTCCGTGAGAAGTGAATATTTTAAGATTCGAAAAGGAGTTTTTCAGATGATTTTCTTCTAAGATCTCTGGATTAATATATCCACTCATTGCCACAACTCTTTGCACTTTTTCGGGATGCGAAAGTGCCACGGCATAACTCAAAATAGCTCCTTGGCTAAAGCCAATTAAAGTCACATTTTTAGCATCAATTGGATAATTTGCTTCTAATTCATCAATGAATTTAGCAATTAAATCTCTCGAAGTTTTAGCTTGCTCATTATCAGAAAATTTGTTTTCATCGGCATCAAAGTTGATGGCATACCAAGCATAACTTCCGTATTGAATATCGTAGGGAGCGCGCGCCGAAACAATATAATACTCGCCTGGAAGTTCCGCGGCGAATGAAAATAAATCTTGTTCGTTGCTTCCGTAACCGTGAATTAGGAGTAAAAGCGGATTTTTGTCCAGTTTTATTTTGGGTTCTTTTACGAGATATTCGAGTGATAATTTCATATTTTATTCGATATTTTTAAATATTTTTTGGAATTGTTCTCCCAATAAAGGAATCAGTTTCATCTGACCTTGTAATGCTCCAAGAAACCCATAAACCCATAGAATAAAATAAAAAACATAAAAAGCAGAAGATATCATCCAACTATCAAAATAGCCTATAAAGTATCCGATTAAAAAAAACGAAATAAATATGCCCAATGCCTGACGAATATGAAAAGCAGCAAACGTATTTTTCTTGTCTTGGTTCATAAAAATAGCGGCAATCGCACCAATAATGGTAATGTAACTCACAATTGCAACGTTTTTTCCCTCTTCGATGTTGTTGTTTTCCATTTTTGTTTAACCACAAAGTTCACAAAGCTTTTACACGAAGTTCACAAAGTGTTTCTTTATATAAGTTTAATAATAGTGTTCTTTGTGCCTTCTTTGTGCACTTTGTGTTTGAATTTTATCCTAAAACTAATTTTCCTTGATTGAATATTCCATATACTTTCCCTTTTAGTTCTGTTCCAAGAAAAGCCGAGTTTTTAGATTTGGATAAAATATTTTCGTTTGTAAAAATGCTTTTTCCTTCAGGATTGAACAAACTAAAGTTAGCGATTTTTCCTTTGGAAATGGTTTGTTTTTCGACGCCAAAAGTAGTTTTTCCAGAAGTCAATTTTTCAATTACTTTTTCCAAAGGCAGAACGGTTGATAAGGCTCCAAAAGCACTTTCCAAACCGATTGTTCCGTTTTTGGCCAAATCAAATTCCATTTTTTTGTGTTCAATGTCAATCGGATTATGGTCGGTTGTAATGATGTCAATCGTATTGTCTAAAATTCCGGCAAGCAAGGCTTGTCTATCAGTTTCTGTTCGCAACGGAGGAGAAACTTTGCATCGGGTATCGAAATTTTCCAGTTTTTCATCGGTTAAAACCAAATGATGCACGGCAACGCTGCAAGTCACTTTTAATCCTTTGGCTTTGGCTTCTTTGATTAATTGTACCGATTTTGCAGTAGAAATGGTTGGAATATGTAGTTTTCCGCCCGTATATTCGAGTAAAAACAAGTTTCTGGCAATTTGCAATTCTTCCGCTAAATCTGGAATTCCTTTCAATCCCAATCTTGTTGAAACAATGCCTTCATTGGCAACACCATTGCCTTTGATGTTCGAATCTTGGGCAAAAGCAATAACCAATCCGTCAAAATCCTGAACATATTGCAAAGCTATTTTTAGCAAATTGGCATTTTCTAAACTCTTGTTGTAATCGCCAAAAGCTATAGCGCCCGCATTTTTCATATCGAACAATTCCGCCATATCTTTTCCTTCGCTTTCTTTGGTCAAAGCACCAATTGGGAAAAGTTCCGTTGCAAAACCATTGGCTTTGCTTTTTACAAAATTTACTTGCGATTGATTGTCGATAATCGGGTAGGAGTTGGGTTGCAAAGCAATAGCCGTGAAGCCACTTTTTGCGGCAACATTCAAACCGTTTGCAATGGTTTCGCGGTCTTCAAAACCAGGTTCGCCAAGCGAAACACTGCTGTCAAACCAACCTTGTGAAACGTGCAAATTGTCGAGCTTTACTTCCTCGGCATTAACTGTGTTGGGAAGCGAAGTTCCCATTTTTTTGATGCTGCCATCAACAATTAAAATATCAACGGTTTGGTTGTGAAAAGGACTTTCGGAATCGATAATTTTGGCTTCCCGGATGATTGTGTTCATAATATTTATTTATTTGAAACCTGAGATGTAATTCACGTTCTGTTTTTAAACGCATAGAAACATAGTTTTAAAATAATTATAAAAGACGATTCACTTTATTTGAGAAAATCATAGCTATGCGAACCCAAGAATTGGGCTATCTCATTCTTTTTTTCTATGTTTCTATGTGTTTAATTTTATTTTAATTGCATCTAACGTTTTTACTTTACGAATCGTATAATTGCCATTTCGGTTAGCAGAAAAAGCAATGCAAATATAACAAACCATTTCCAAATTTGATTGTCAGTTCGGTCGGTTTGTAGGCTATTGAAAACGGTGTCGATAGAATCGATGGTTTTATAATCGGAAAGTGCTTCGTTATTGGCTTGAGCCAAATCACTTTCGGTTCTATTGTAGTTAAAACTGATGTTTTGTAAACGTTCATTTTGATTGTAAATTTCAAAATTACCAGCTTGTTCCGGAAAATCATTAAATGTCAATTTTAATTTGTCGTTCAGAATTTGCTGCACCGGAATAAAGGTTTCAGTCTCGTTTTTGACTTTCAAAATTTCATCTTTGGATAAAGTGGCGTCAACCAAAAATGGGTTGTTATTGCCAATGCTCAAGGCTATTACACCATCATTTTGATTGTTGATTCCCATTTTGTAAAACGTAGGAACAATCAAAGGCGATTGTTGAAAATTGGAGTTTTCTAGATCAATTGGAGCTGTGAAAATATAAACGGAAGAAGTAGGATTGTTGATGGAAGTCAAAAATGCAGTTTGGTCTTCGTAATACAAAGCCGCGGGATTGGAACCTATAATTCCAAAGGACGTTTTTGTTTTTGGATACTGGAAATTATTGATTTTATTTTCGAAAACACCGCTAAACAAAGGATGATTAAAGTTGATTTTAGTGACCAGTTTTTCCTTGTTTTCCAAAGATTTGAATTGGATGTTTCCAAAGATTTTCAAAAAGGTATTGAGGTTCGTAGTTGAAGCTTTCGCCGATGGAATAAGAACCAAATTTCCGCCTTTTTCCACAAAGGATTTCAAAGTGGTTTGCAAGGCTTGCGGAATTTCATCGAGTTCGTTTAAGACAATGGTATTTTGTTTTTCGAGCGCATTATAATCCAAAGTTTCAATCGCAAAATTGTTGAAAGTGAATTCGTCATTGGTGTAAATTCGGGATAAAAAGTTCGATTTTTCGGGTTGTCCAATGCTGATGATGTTGTTTTTTTTAGGTTTCGAAATATTGAAATACAAGTTGTTGTCATATTCCAGTCCGTTGTCAGTAATGGAAGCGTAACCGTGGAAATCTTTTTTCGGAATGGTGAAATAAATGGTTTTTTCCTTTGCTTCCATTTTCGTCAAAGTCTTTGCAATCAACTTATTTTGATTGTATAAAGCCACTGGAATTTGCTTGCCTTTTTCGCCAAAAGCAGATAATTTCAAGCCAATTTCATAGAAATCATCCAGAGTTTGATGAATAAAAACGCTGTCAATCGAAGTATTATTTTGTTGTTCCGCTTCTGGAATAATGAAATAGGTATTGAAATCGCTGTCAATACTTTTTAATTGTTTGGGTTCCAATCCAACGGCATCCGTAATCACAACAATATCTTTGTTGAAAGCTGATTTCCGGGATTTAATTTTTGCCATTGCGCTTTCCAATTGGAACGGAAGGGCACTGTATTTTAGGTTTTGTAATTCGGTTCGAATGGATTTGATATCGGTATTCCAAAAGGTTTCGGAATTGGTAATCAGGGAAAAAGTTTGATTTTCGGGTGTGTTTTCGAGTAATTCCTGAACGGCTCTTTTCAGCAATTCCCCTTTTTGACCTTTGGCTTGCATCGAAAAGGAATTGTCCAAAACGATATACATTTCGTTCGAACTGTTTTTAGTGTCTTTGGCTTTGAAAAAAGGTTGGGCAAAAGCAATAATAATGGAGGTTAACAATAGTAAACGTGTCGCTAGAAGCAACCATTTTTTGATTTTGGAACTCTTTCGGGTTTGTATGGAAAGGGCTGTAAGGAAACGGACATTCGTGAAATATTCCTTTTTGAATCGTCGCAATTGAAATAAATGAACCAGAATTGGAATAACCAACAAGAAAAGAAAATAGAGGATTTCCGGGTGTTTGAATTGCATTCTACTTTTAAGTTTGTCAAAGATAGTATTTTGATTTTAGATTTCAGATTTCGATTTCAGAAATTGAAGGAATTTAGATTATATTTGGAGAATGGTATTAAAGGATAATCACTAAAAAAACTTGAAATAATATAAAATCATGAAAAATATTCACGCAGTACTTCTTTTTATTTTTGCTTTCACTACATTGCAAGCACAGGAAAACAAATTCAATTTAATTGTAGGAACCTACACCAAACCTTGCGATAGCAAAGGAATTTATGTTTACGAATTCGATTCCAATACAGGTGATTTTAGTCTTAAAAGCAATACTGAAAATATTTTAAATCCCAGTTATTTAACGGTTTCCAAAGACAACAAATTTGTCTATTCGGTAAGCGAAAACGATAAAAAAAGTTCCGTTAGTGCGTTTGGATTCGATTCGAAAAGCGGAAAGTTGAATTTTGTAAATTTTAAAAATGTAAACGCTTTAAATCCTTGTTATGTAATTAATGATGATAATACTATAATTACGGCCAATTATTCTAGTGGTAATATCTCGGTTTTGGCTAAAAATAATGATGGAAGTGTTGGCGAAGTGAAGCAAGTGGTGCAACACACCGGAAAAAGCATTAATGCCAAAAGGCAAGAAGCGCCTCACGCTCATATGGTGTATTTTTCGCCAGATAAAAAGTATGTTTTGGCCAATGATTTAGGGACTGACAAGGTGTATGTCTACGATTATAATCCAAATGCAACGACGGAAGTTTTAACCCTCAAAAGTAGTATTGACCTGAAACCCGGAAGCGGTCCACGACATTTAATCTTCAGTAAAGATGGTAAATTCGTTTATGTTTTACAAGAATTAGATGGTACAATATCTTCCTTAACATATGCCAAAGGAATGTTGGAAAAAGTGAGTGAAACCACCGTGATTGCTGCTGACTTCAAAGGAGATATTGGAGCGGCCGACATTCATATTTCGCCTGACGGAAAATTTTTATACGCCACCAATCGCGGAACTGCCAATGATATTTCGGCATTCAAGATTTTGAAAAAAGGGAAATTAGAATTCGTGCAAAGAACCAGCACTTTAGGAAAAGGTCCTCGAAATTTCAATATTGATCCAACAGGAAATTTTCTACTGATAGGACATCAATACACCAATGAAATTGTAATTTTCAAAAGAGATAAAACTACAGGAATGCTTACTAATACTGGAAAAAAGATTGAGTTGTGTTCTCCAGTTTGCTTAGTATTTACGAAAATTTAAATTTTTTTTAACCGTAAATTCGCAGATTTTTAATCAATTGAAAATCTGCGAATCTGCGGTTATCAAATCATTTTTACTCCAAGTCCTACTTTGCACTTAAAGTATTGTATTTATTGACTTTACTAAAATCATCAGAGCAAATTTAAGCAACAAAAAGCAATGAAATACTTGTTTTGTTGTACCTAATGTTGTACCTTCGTAACACGATGCACCCGAATGAAATGCTAGTGTTTACAAGGCTTTCACCACTTTGCATTATTTTGTAAAGATAGTACAACATTTCTAAATTCCAAATCTTATGGCTTCAATTAAATTAATCCTCAGAACCCATCAAGCTGACCAAACAGGTCACAGTCCTCTATACATTCGAGTTATAAAAGACAGAAAAACGAAATTTATCACTGCTGGAGTGAAGCTCAAAGAGAACGAGTGGGATGAGGCAAAACAGAAGGTAAAAAAGAATCATCCTAATAGCGCAAGAATGAACGCTTCATTATCTCAAAAGATTGCAGATGCTGAAGGGCAGCTTGCCGACCTGGAGCGCAAAGTAAAATCCGTTTCGATAAACAAAATCAAGGAAGCCATCAAAGGAAAAGAAGTGCCTAATTTTTTTGATTATGCTTACAAAAGATGCGAAAAAATCAAAGGAAACCTTGCTGTAAGTTCTCATAGAGCATATTACGGAAATATCAAAAAATTTGAAGAGTATTTAGGAACTCGGGATATTTATTTCGATGACATTACTGTTTCAGTGTTAATGGACTACATTAGTCATTTAAGTAATGTGAAGAAAAATACCAATACCACACAACGCCAAAAGATAATCATCTTGGCAATTATGTTCAAAGAAGCGATTAAAGAGGATATTATTCCGCCACATATGTATCCGTTCAGCAAAATCAAATTAACACGAAATAACAGCTCTCGTTCCTTTTTGAGCAAAGAACAAATACAAGGTTTATTAAACTTAAATTTCGCTCCAGGATCTATTTCGGAAATTGCTCGTGATATGTTTGTATTTTCGATTTATGCTGGTGGTTTGCGTTTTAGCGATGTGGTCGATTTACAACACCAACACTTCAACGTTGAGGAAAGCCGAATCAAAAAGGTAATCCGAAAAACTTCTCGCTTGCATCAGTTCAAAATGGGTAGTGTTGCCCTGAATATCCTTGCCAAATATCAAAAAGAAAATGCACTCGAAGACGATTTTATTTTTCCGATTGTCAAGAACAAAGAATTGTATTTCAAAAACGAAGAAACCAAGCATAAAATCATCGAAAGCGGAAATGTACTTTGTAATACCTATTTGAGAAAAATTGGAAAAGAAATGAAATTACCCTTTTCGCTTTCATTTCATTTAAGCCGTCACAGCTTTGCCACCAATGCTTTAAATAATGGAATGAGAATTGAGCACGTTTCTAAATTGATGGATCATAAAGAAATCAGTACTACACAGATTTATGCCAAAATCATCAGCGAAGAATTGGACAAGGCAGTTGACAACTATATTTTTTAAAAAACGTGTCAATAGCCTATTTTATTGACCTTAAACGATTGTTAATAACTTCAACTAAAATCCTTTAACAAGGATTTTTTTTATTTTATAACTTTACGACAAAGTAAACAAGTAATTTTTAAAGCATTCGAAACGAGTGATAAACGAACTCTAGTAGAAAACACTAGGACTTCCAAAAAGCAACCAATTTAAAACCGCTTTTAATTACCTTTCAATACTAAATGAAAACCAAAAAAAACATATTAAAATTTGAATTCAAAGGATCAAAATATGCAAACAGCTCCGTTTGTAGAATTATTGGCAGTGCCTGCGGCTCTGGCCAAAAATCCTTTATTTGATATAATCGTTGAGGACAAAATTACTATTCAAAACTATTGCAATGCTTTAATTGCTAAAATTCTAGAACTCAAACAATCTCAATTTCCTGCATTTATAGATTATCAATTCAACCAGGTAAAGAACCCGGAAATATGGATATGTAAACTCGAAAAATTATTAGCCAATAATGAAGCCTTTTTTAGCTCCAAAACAGCAATGAGTAGATACAATAAATTGTATTTTTTAATCGAGAAAAAACGAACAGAGCTGCAATCTTCCAGAGTAAAAGAACCAGTAGTAAAAACTCCTAAAAAATTCATTAATGCAGAAAGTGAAGACCGTCATTTTTCATTTTATGAGTTAAAAAAGCAGTTGGATAATATCAATGATGACAATCAAAAAATATTGTTGTTAACAAAAGAAATGTTTGAATATCAACAAGCTAATATTGAGTTTATCAATCAAAAGACACCGTTTTATGATGCACAATGCACCAAAGAAATAGAGAATATTTATGCCTTACAAAAAATACAAGCGGCAATTGAAGAAGCTCAAAAACTAAAATTAAGCAGTCCAATACCAAACAAAAAACTAAAATTCAATGGAAATCTCAACCAATTAGTAGATATGTTTTACCAATTGAATCGCGAACTTTTTATTGATGGCAAACCTTATATTGACGAAAACACAAACGATCTAGCGGATTGGATTGTAAATTCCTTCTTGGATAAGGAGGGTAAAGAAATAAGTCCCCTAACAGTCAAAACAATCCTCAAACCTTCCAAAGAGGATAAACGTCCGAACACCCATAAAAGACTGGACATCGACAAATTGCTTTAAACAAAATGGTCCCCTGGAGACCAAGTGGGGACTAAAAGACTTTTTACTACTTCTCACATTTGCACCATAACAATTTAAAACATTTAAAAATGGATGCAATTATCTTCACAAAAGACCAGTTCACAGATCTAATGAGCAAATTAGACACTATTCAATCTCAAATTTCTATCAAGGCTGACCCAAAGAAAGAAACCTTTCTGGACAATCAAGAATTCCTATTATTGATGAAAATTTCAAAACGTACTGCCCAAACCTGGAGAGACGAAGGTAAAATTTCATTTAGTCAAGTGGGAAACAAAATCTATTACAAACTTTCTGATGTTGAAAAGCTCCTAACGGAACATTACAACAAATCTTTCAAAGGAAGATAAAATGAAAGAGTGTAACGGAACTTGCGAAAGTTGTGATTGCAAGCCAATCACAAAAGGGAAACTTCTAATCTTGAAAATAAATTTTAAAACCTAAAAAATGGTAACAGTCTTTAAAAACTTCAACGAGGTTGTAGAACACAAAACAATTTCAACAATTTTAGAAGAAATCAAAACAGGAAAGTACAGACCGGGGATCATTTACTTGCGTAAATCACTTGCCGAAAACAAAATAGAAGCCTACAATAAAGCCAAAAAATCACTTCCAGCATTCACACCTTCGGGAAAGTTTGTTGGAGGACGAAAATTGGAATTCTTAGCAGAATATTCAAATTGCATCATTCTCGATATAGACAAATTAAGTGCTGCCGATTTGCAAAATGCAAAGCATTTGGCCAATCAAAGTGAATTCACTTATGCCAGTTTCATAAGTCCATCAGGTAACGGATTAAAAATTCTAGTTAAAATCAATTCAGACAAAGCCAATCACAAAGAAGCGTTTCTATTGATACAAGCACATTACGAGGCTATTTTAAAACTGGAAATTGACAAATCAGGCAAAGATGTAACTCGATTATGTTTTTATTCCTGGGATGAAAATTTATATCTAAACGAAAACGCTACCGTCTTTGAATGCGAACCGAAGCAATCTTGTCAAACGGAGCTTGTCGAAGCTTCTCCAACCGACAACTCACAACCGACAACCGACAACACCGAAGCGATTTACAATCATTGCATAAAATTTACTGAAAAAAAAGTGCAATTCGTGAATGGTAGTCGCAACGTCTTTGTACATCAACTCGCCTGTAACCTAAACCGAAAAGGAGTTGCTTTAAACGAAGCTTTGGGGTATATTTTAACCGATTTTGGATATGATGAAAAAGAAGTAACACAAGCTGTCAACAGTGCTTACGGAAATAGTCACGAGTTTGGCAAAAATGAAAAGTCCAAAATTGTCATCCCGAGGAACGAGGGAACTCATCAACCTACACCTACTCCCGAAGACGAAGACGACGAAGACAAACCAAAACCAACCCAAATTGACCGTTTAGAGTTGTTTTTATCAAACAAATATGTATTTCGGCACAATATCGTTTCAGGCAAATTAGAGTTCCAATATTTCGGCAAAAAGAAATGGAATGTGATGAATGATTTTATAGAAAACTCAATGCTTAGGGAATGTTTAAAAGGTAGAATTAAAACAAACCTATCTTCATTACGAAATTTATTGTATTCTGATTTTTGTGTGCTGTTCAA is part of the Flavobacterium nackdongense genome and encodes:
- a CDS encoding VapE domain-containing protein, yielding MVTVFKNFNEVVEHKTISTILEEIKTGKYRPGIIYLRKSLAENKIEAYNKAKKSLPAFTPSGKFVGGRKLEFLAEYSNCIILDIDKLSAADLQNAKHLANQSEFTYASFISPSGNGLKILVKINSDKANHKEAFLLIQAHYEAILKLEIDKSGKDVTRLCFYSWDENLYLNENATVFECEPKQSCQTELVEASPTDNSQPTTDNTEAIYNHCIKFTEKKVQFVNGSRNVFVHQLACNLNRKGVALNEALGYILTDFGYDEKEVTQAVNSAYGNSHEFGKNEKSKIVIPRNEGTHQPTPTPEDEDDEDKPKPTQIDRLELFLSNKYVFRHNIVSGKLEFQYFGKKKWNVMNDFIENSMLRECLKGRIKTNLSSLRNLLYSDFCVLFNPFEDYFFNLPTYDEKTDYISELANTITTTKQDLWQQCFKKWLVAMVGCVLDDKVINHTVIVFSGKQGLGKTTWVEKLVPKPLKEYLFSGTINPNNKDTLVQLSECMLINLDELENLNRSEIGSLKEIITKTQIRMRKAYGHNNETMPRRASFAGSVNTAQFLNDSTGSRRFLCFELEGIKYQHNVDINMAFSQALFLFKSGFRFWFDQEEIKSITENNEQYQIHSPEEELLLTWFEPCDRDIATLFLNASQIGAKLAEKAKINLNDGTINKIGKALKKHNFVKLMRKGSPVYALREFSYEEVDEANKKSETQK